The Limanda limanda chromosome 13, fLimLim1.1, whole genome shotgun sequence region TAAATATCTCCATGCATCAGTTAAACTTTGTACGTTGTAAAAGTTAGCAAATATGATAGTTGGGTGTCTCGAAGGATTTTTATCATAAAATGTCTCATGAACTATAAGTTGAGATCACCTCCAATACAAGATTTTCAGTTACTCGAggtttttttcaaattatctAAGTATTTTTGTATTGTATCTATAGATTTTGATTATTATGAACTTCAAATAATCAAGGGTCAGTATTATAAGAATGAGCCAATGACCATGTATATCTGCTACATGGGACAAAATCTGCCCTTGAACGTTTTTGGTAGAATGGCGACCCCTGCTGAGCATGAAGTGACATGACTGAAATAAGCTTCTTCTCCCCATTGTTTTGACAAAAACACagtatctttttttattttttcaaatttcttgctgaaaaacaatattaacattttttccAGAGATCTTCTGCAAACCGGTTGTTGTTagaattacattttattaatagCAACATTAACAATTATCAAGACAAACATAACAATACATGAAACATTAATAATGCCAGGGAATCATGACGAGCTGAAATTTACCAGTGAAAATATCATAGAGGGAATATAAATTCAGTGCCTTCagagctttttttgtttttgtattttagtATTGAATTGATACATTGTTTGACTTCATttacaaaaactaaaatgaaaagtTCATAATTTGAAAATTGGTTTGTTTAATAACAATTTAATAATGCAATATTGATATATTGTATATGTTTGTGGTAAAGCCAAACAACATACAACATCTTCCAAAAAGCAGTAGAGTTTGGATGAGGTGATatcttaaccctaaccctaacccattttGAGGTGGATCAATGATAAATGTAGGTGTAGAATGGCATACATCGAACTCTTACAGTCTGGTTCCTTATCACAAAAAGTTCTATAGTCATTGGAGCAAAAACATGGAAGTTAGAGCAACTCGAAGGCCGTTGGCGCAAAATCAAGATCCACTTCCATGCCAAGGACACGCCCCCTGATGAAAACTCAAAAGTTTGTTTCTATGGCATCCCGAGCTACTAACCAAATTACACATGAATCGGGTTAACAGGCTTGCTGCAGGACACTAAAATCTAAAACAGGCATTTCCTGTTACAGCTAGGAAGCGCTATGATTATTATTGAATATTATCATATGGAACTGTTCAGGGCGTGATCTCTGTTGTACATTTGTGGTTTGTGTCATATTGGACAATATACATGGAGGTTATGAACACTTATTGTTTTCTGGCAAATCATCAAATTTGCCACCATGCCACGGCCACTCCCCCTTacaaaaacacagtttatatataatttaatcaGGACGTCTGTAACATGACATAAACCAAATGTTTAATCGTTTGCATGAAATCTGTAGAAGTAAGATTTTGTAGAAAAATCACGCCAAATATAATTTTCAATCCAAAATGTGGAAGTTTCTGCTGGATGTGGCGAAGAGTATCGGGAGGATTTTTTGTTCGTCTGGGCATGATGCATATGTGTGCCTATTTTCATTACTCTAGTTTAAAGTAAATGAACAGGAGGACCCTCAATTAAAATTTGTAGGGGGTGCTATCAAGACATTTTTGGACGTATTTTGACAgcaaaataatacattaaaaaaaatacatacattttcctTTGGTGAAATTCAAAAGGCACTTCTTTCGtcagaagaataaaaataaaacctctaGCAAAGAAAATAGGTCCTTTCCATTGATCGGGCCTGATAGCCCAGGTGAAAGGAGTAATGGCATTAgatgaataaacaaaaacagtaGTTTATTAACGATTAACTGCAAACTACTTTCTAAAAAGGAAAGCAACACTGActaacagcagcaacaacttAACTAAAAAGACCACAATATAAAACCCGatgtgtttttgacattttggctTGGCAGTGTACAGTTGTTAAATGTTGTAGCCTATTAATGTTGCCTTTCAAAAAATTTTATCAGCCTTCTTGAATGTTTGAGTATACTGCATATACAAACATGTTGTATACATTATACATGTGTGATATAAACATACTGTCTCATACCACCTGTTCTTAATATATGTGTTTCTTTGAgtgactatgtgtgtgtatggtagCAAAATCCTTACAAACAGTCACGTCTTTAACAGCTAGATGGAGCTTTTCCCAGATGACACACATAGCTGCAATGTTCCCACACAGTTGCTTGCTCAACGCCATTATTTTTGTCTAAATAGATCCCACATGTTTACTGAAGCTCTCTCTTGACCTGAATACTTGAACAGATTGAAAAACAGGCATCACCTATTCCCATAAGAATCCAAAATACACAGTGCTTTAGCTGTGGTATTTCATTTACTTCAGTCCCACATTCCTTGGCCTTGTTCCATGCTCTGCTGCCCCATGGGATACTAGATGGAGAGCAAAAGGGAAGGGAGAATGTGATCACCTAAAGCAATACGTTTTGAAGGagttaaatgttatatttatttaacttgaaaAATTGGGACAAGTTAATATCTTTGTAGATATGATAATGAGCTTGCCGAAGAGATTACTATTTTCTTTATGTAGGCCAACACTGACAGCTTCTGACAAAAGTTGCATGCTGTGGCTGGAAACCAGGTTGAAAAGAGCTGCATTTGTGTGAAAGCTACTTATAAGTTCTCCCTCCCACCGAGGAGGAATCAACCACTTGCTTCTTGTCAGGGTGTGTTTAACTATTGAGAACTTTTTACTCATGTTTCTGTAGGTTTAACCATTGGTCCTGTCACAGAGTGACGCTGTCCAACTTTTAAAGGGGTGTGGTGAGTCAGCACATTAACATTCATACTCTTAGCCATGATGAGTTTAAACTGAACAAGTTGTTGTTCAACACCCCATCATCAGACAAGCATGTGGGAGGATCAGCAGGCAGAACAAGGCGGATCCCTAAACATTCCCCCTGTTCCCCCCATTTATTGCTCCCACACTCTTAACGCAAACCATATGTAATTTGAGCGGCTACATACTGGTGGAATATCCGATCTACAGCTGCTTGTTCTGGGGTGAGATTGTTTGAACACGATCAAGGACTGAAGGAGAACAGACCTGGGTTGTACTAACATGGCATCTCTGAAAACTATCCTTTTCCTGGGAGTTTGTCTCTCTGACTGGATCGTCATAACTGCAGGTAAAACTACATGACTGATAGATAAAGGGATGGAAAGATAGATAAGATAGATATATCATGTTGATTGATGATTATGTCATATATTTTCAGGCAGAGGTAGGCCTGTGTCAGGTGTACACAACCATACTGTGAGGTTTGCTTTCATTGATCCAGATTATGAAACACTTACATGGGAGATATCTGCGTTCACCTAAAATACAAGTAGAGGTGAATGGAATGTCATCAGACCTCATGACTAATCTCACAGCAGAACCCCATTCATAGAGAATGGACAGAGGGCAGCTATTGATCATAGAAGATGCCAAAtgtctttcattttcatgtaTAATGTTATATGTATAATTTGTTGCTATTTTAATGATAACTGTAGCTTAAACTACCATGTTAAATGTAGAtttgtgatggaaatgtgaaatgtttataAAGTCGGGATCTTAATGAAGTTGAATGTAACACATTTTAGACCAATCACTTTGGGTAGTTGCCAATGCATCATTCCAATCTTTTACATGGAAAATTTGACTTGAGTGTTTCACAGATGGCAAGACTGTTACATTATTGTAAGAGCCTCACTCTTTTGGCAGCTCAGCTTTACAATTGGTCTGTttatgaggaagaagagggtggGAAGTGGATGTCAAAGTTATTCTCCAACTGATGTACCAAGTTTGTTGAAATTGCACTCACTCAATGAAAAAAGTAAACCAGGAAGAAATATTGTCACATCGCAGGGGTGTTGAAATTTACATGCAATATTTCATTCACAGAGCAGAACTTTGGGCCTAAAGTTGAGAACGTTCGCTGGTTGTCTCTGGACTTTAAAACCATCCTGACATGGACTGTTCCAAAATCTAACCACACATACCAGTACAATGTCCGTTTCGCTGAGTAAGTATgaacgtatacacacacacacacacaaacacacacacacacacacacacacacacacacacacacacacacacacacacacacacacacacacacacacacacacacacacacacacacacacacacacaaagaccatATTTCAGAACTGTCAAATGCTGGGGGGCTAAAGGTAAAAGGTAATGGTTTACTTAAGAACTTAACCTCTTCCAAAATTTGAGAAAACTTAATATAAACCATGAAGTCTATCTTTATGAATGATACACAGCTCTGATGGTTCGCGGATATTGAAGTATTTACACTGATCTGTTTTCTTGCTGTCCTACTTCAGCACCCTGAccatgaatgttttattttttagagACAACTACTTGGTTCTCCATACTTCTTTAAAATTGCATTCCctttgcaaaaacacacacaaaaaagctGGAAAATGAATATAATAATTGTTTAAAATTACAGATTGAAAACTGCGCAGTGTTCTTTTTTGGTATAACCAATGATAAGTTATTCATAGTCTGTAGCTTATGGACAATTCGCTTTTAGACAGAAAGGGTGGCAAACTCTTTTctgttcaatcaatcaaatcaatcaaattgtatttgtatagcccatattcaccaaTCAGAATTTGTcccatagggctttaacaagatGTCTCAGTGTAACCTTGGATCTTAGAGATACAATTCCCCATACAGGGACTGATCCACTCGGGCAGTAGACTTGGCTATCTCTTTAAGACATGTCACTCCATGGCATATTTACAGGTTTAAAAGGCCTTGGTTTACATTATTTTACTGATTAACATTGATTGCACTTGGTTCAGAGTGGCATCGTTCTGGAGAAATAGTTTCTTCACTCAGAGGTAACTAATACAATTTTATTGCGTTTAGGTTCAGGTTATGACTGACCTCCTAAGACCTCAATTTAGAAAGGGAGTATGAGAATGGGAATTGCAGTTCGAAGTTTATTTTCCCAAGCCACGATTTCTGCAGTACAAACAATCATAGTGCAACATTTATTACAAACAAAcctaaactaaattaaatatttgaataaaatgaagACTAATAAGTAACTCAAACAACACATTGGTAAAAGCACATTAATCATATTGCAGATAAATATAGATAAACACAACATTCTTACATTTTATTGATGCATGGCAGGGAGCTTCTATGGCAGTGAGTCACAGGGTGGGGGAGACCTCATATAGATTGCGGAAATTTCCTGGCTGCCACAACAGACATGGTGAGAAAAGTTTAAATGAATTCCCCTGAGTAACAacacattattatatattacagACATCTTTGAGGAGCAGCTTATTTCAAAACTGAAGGTGATATCTCAAATTGCACATCTTGAAAAATTAATTTTGTGGAGGACTTATTGAGAAATCAGTGTCATTTGCTTGTTTACATGCTGCTGTCTCTcaacacagaggaagaaaaatactGTGTTGCTAATCTTTTAAGATGTCAGACATTTCCGCCCTGCACATGTCAATAGTTATACAGGCGTAGGAGAGGCTGGGAGGAACAAGACAGGAACTTTTCTTTCTTGCTGCACAACTCTGTAAACGTTTATTAACAAAACTTTTCTACATCAGAACACCCCTCTTGGTGCTACTGTTTCCCTGGTAAGTGCTCAGCTCGGTAAAGGAGCAGATAAGAATGCCAACAACATAACAGtgtaaacaacaaaacactaaAACTACACTACTCACGCAAGACACATGATTTTAAAACAGTGCAGCTTGATAATCACCCATTCTTTTGCCAGTCCCCAATCAGAGATCCCAGGTTTGATTCTCAATTTGACATGGTCACACCCATAATGGGCAACATCTGATTCTTGAGACACAATGCTGTTTTGGGATTAGAAAGAGATAAGGATTCCACGTATAAATCAATCTATCTGGCCCCAAATTATCTCATGGGAGGGAGCCAGAAGCATTAGGCATACTAATTCTTAGTCATGGGATGTATGTGGTTCAAAATACTTACTCATCACATCAGAAGATGGCATGGAGGTGCCTTTGCATTTCACACCACTGGAGCTGCAATTATTGGATGATGGGCTGATATTGGTTCAGGAGGGGGGCACCCTTTTCCCAGATGACACACGACAACAGGCCTCTCTTTGTcttaataaaagacaaaaacacaggcAAAGGCATTGTTACACCATAGCTGATGCAGGAGGGCCACCCCACCATACCTGCTTTGGGTCTAGATAAAAGTCTTACACAGGGCAAGATACTAAGTCAAGACTTCTTTTCCAACATATATACTCTGATATTGCTGGAGTCTTGATAGTTGATCAAACAAGTTCACTGGAGATGGTCCGAGTTCCATGCAGAAGAGTTTATTCTTTCCCAAGATGTAAACCCGAGCTGGCTACGGAACCCAATTGTAAACTTATGCTTATATTTCTCATCCTAGTCTCTGCTGTTGTCCATTCAACCAATTAATTTCTGGCTCAAACTTCTGATTCATCCCGAACCTAACGGTGTCGTACTTGTCCCAAGTTGACTTTTGTCTCCCACTACGCTTACGTCATGGGTCGAACACTAATTGTGTATAAAGTAGTGATTTGTCGATCCAACTTTGATATCATTATAAATCTTTGGAGTCTTGGAAGGCCTCTGTTTCAGACCTAATTGAATTTCGGAAGCTCTTTTTGCGACTCCGATAGATTTGGGCGACGTCTCACTGCATTTTTTAAAGGTTATTACATTTCTTTCATGCTGAATATATGTGCTACAAATGACCGTGTTTAGTATGACATATACATAATTGCATTTGTTCATGATGGATATAGTATATGCAACAAATTATACAGTCTTGTGAAGGCGTATATTTGCAACCAGAAATCTGTACTGCATGGGCTTAACCTGTATGGTGGGTGTTTGGCATCACTTAGTGTAACACATAATCAGCTGTAACATCATTTGTAAGAGCGACTTTCCTTTCCATGGtgattctctctgtgtctgttcttAATTCAACATTTGTCAAAGGCTATACACAGTGCTAGATGCTTTTCATACACAGTATCAGATgcacaatcagaatcagatgtttttcaaaataaatcaatctaaatgtttaaatgttttcaggttattttattttttcgtcatgtaaaatacaaatgtgtattTCTGCTAATCACTTGTGGCCATGACAAATATTTAATGGTAAGAGAAATATTTCCAACAATGATTGAATAACAAGTATACAATGTTATCATTTTACTATCAGGGACCAAGACCCCGAGTGGGAGGAATCTGAAGAGTGCAGCCAAGTGTCAGATTTGGAATGTGATTTGTCCAATCACCTCATGCCCTTTGACAGGTAGGAACTGTTTCTAATTATTTGTAGAGGACTTTTCATTATGTATTATAATTATGTCCTGTGACCTTACCCGTCTTTGTCTGACTTTTGATTTATGGTAACTTacgctgctgtcagacatgcactgaacttgGAAGTGTACTTGTGAACGctaaatgtccgagtgagagcctcTGGAGTTCCTGTGTTGTACCCCTAatataaagtctgtagaaactCCAGAGGAGCAGATGTGGGAACACAGGAGATCCTCAGGATTCACTTTGAGCAAGTGGGAAGTTGCTGACATTTTTAACACTACCAAAAGTCGCAAAAATGAATATGCAAggaaaaaatgtatacattacctctgcctgctgcaccaccgcCTATACCTGAATCCTCCAGAGCGTTTGTTGCAGTTGTGAATGCATTTGAGGGGAGAATCTCTCGCTGCAttgttgatgtgtgaaaggaaacctAAGGAGAAAGCTACCAATTATCAATTATGAGTTTATGaattataaaacacaatattacaGTATAACATACTCATATCAGAATCATCCAATCCAGATAAGTAGATCAGTGGAAATTAGATACTTGGTTCTAACTAAAGTGAACACCACTATGAACCTAGAAATCTGGATCATTGACAAGAATACCTGTACATGAGGTCAAGCAATACCAAAATTGATGTTATAGTATAAAGATACCgatttaaaactgtttttttttactatgttCAAATCACTGATCATTAAGGTTATTATTTCAAACAGAttagaatcaatcaatcaatcaaccaatcagacTTAATTTGGAAAGCACTTTTCATGTGAACACTGTAACGCATAATATTTGACAGAATTAAGGTAATTAGAATAacacccacccatccacccacTCTATTCATGCACAGATAAAAGCCAGTTGAAGTCTGGAAATGGGATGTAGTGGCAATAAGAGATGTTGTGTTAACATAAGCAGTAAATTATTCCAACTCATTATATGCCTTATCATGTTCTTGGGTATAAAGGTTATTTCATCGAGCCTGATAAAGGCAGGCTTCACCagtatgatatatatatatatatatttagtgttactataccttgaatacaattttaacactaacaatttagtagcacttaaatgggaCTAAATAGCACCTTgtacttttgctttttttttttaaagaaattgtacctcttgttgttctgggtttgtaccctcatggttgaatgcacttattgtaagtcactttggataaaagcgtaagctaaatgaaatatattgtAATGTGTATATCAGATATcagtaaaacatatttatgttgTATTCCTGTTGGATAGGACTTACACTGCTGACATCCAAACCATACCTGACACCATGAGCTATGACCCAGATGAGTTACCTCACACTTTTTCCCCATCCTTCAACCCCTATAAGGAGAGTAGGTattgcatgtacacacacacaaacactttacacACACCCATAGGGATAACACAGTAATGTAGGTATAGTAGTATTGTATATTGCTATCAGTGACAATGACAAAAAGATAAGtaacagatgaagacagtcaTAGGGTTCTCCCTACAGACAATGGTTGCATATAAGTTGCATCTCATTTCACTTGTAAGAAGAATGCTTACAAGTGAAATGAAAGTTTGTGCTCAACACTGAGCAACACTATTCAGAACCTGATCTATAATCTTTGGATTCTGTACTGAGGAACAGACTGTTATGTTGTTATAATGGTTCATACATAGGTGTTGGACATGGTTTCCTTGTCTTTAAATAGTAATGTGCTGTAAATGGAGAGAGCTGAAAGGGAAGAAAGAAACCGAGATATACCTGAGCTGCAGAGAAGTAGCAATATCAGAAATAACTTTTTTCACTCTTCCACAGCTGACCGATATTTACACACATCGTTCCGTAAACACATTCCCTAGAAtatgatactttttttttttatatatttttattagaaggtatggcacagtagaacaggaagcaatgtcaaatttacattgggtatctCAAAATCACAGTccgacaattaacaatatatagagacattgacaccataaaaacactgtgcatcacgATGGATTAAGAGTAAGgtatacagtcttcctcctaggatgtttttcttattttatggaccacatgaacgtggtcatacgaacaatacattacacaactcaatgaaaataataataataatgaaagataGATAACTgtaaattctattaagtaataattaagtattaaagctgcacagtataaataaattaaaaggaaaacaaaaaacaaaagaaaacacaaaaaaaaaagaataagtaaatcttttccagctttaggaaagacatggtgtcgttgagccactgagtGCTAGAGGGAGCTTTAGTTGACTTCCAGTtgagaagaaggtggcgtcttgccagtaaagaagtgaaagctaaaatgtctaattgattagaggtaaaccggttatggttctctgggagccggaatatggcaacatggggggagacttttataatcactgaaagtatttttgacatggTATCAAAATAGTTCAGCCAAAAACAAGAGAGTAGCGGacaagagtagaacatatgggttaaattgCAGGATGAGGCATGACATTTGTCGCATTTGTCAGTGATACTGGGGTAGATTTGCAACAGTCGCGCTTTAGAAAAGTGGACTCTAGACAGAACTTTAAATTGTATAAGTGTGAGACGAGCGCAGGATGAACTTGTATGAATTTTCTTAAGAGCAGTGTcccaccagtcatcctccaaatttagatccagttcatcttAACACCTCATCTAACttctaaccataaccctaaccctcaaaaTTAATAGATTCAAAATGATGTATTTCCTATTGGTTTAAGGGATAGCTCCAAGAGGCGTTTTTTGTTATTGTCTCACTTTAATATGCTTCATTAATTTCCAAAGGGCAAAGTTAAAACTTAGGGGCTATGATTTTTAAACCTGTTTGAGGCAGaaattgagccattttgccacactCGTACAGTAGAACTATAAAATATTCACCAAACTGTACATATGTGTAAAACATTGTGTTCTATCGAGCATGTGTAAGCGCTTTGAAAAGCATCTATTTAAGGGAACCTATCACCATGCTTGGGCCCAAATAATTCTTTACAAAACGATGGGTCCTCAAACCAGTCAGTGCTCGGCCCTTAATTCCGATATGTAAATAACAAGAGAAAACTTCATCAGAATGTGAGTGGTAAGTTACTACTGCAGCTAGTTGGTGTGAAGGTAGTTTCAACAAACAGAATACTGTGATCATTTGTGAGCACACAACCACATAAACATCCAGACACTCTCAGGAAGTCTGATTATGCCTGACAGTAGTCTGATCATCATTGCTGATTTTCCCTCTCCTCAGGTAATATCAGTGCTATGCAATTCACTGTGGAGGAGGTAGATGAGAAGACAGTAACTGTCAACATCACAGATACTCTGACCAGTGTCCATTTCGGTGAGAAGCAACTCACCATcagagacattttcaaaaaagaTCTCAAGTATAAGATCAGCTACTACAAGTCTGGCAGCACAGGCAAGGTACAGTATTGCAGTTTTGAGATTATGGTCAGATACCACATTCTTCGTTTTTAtatgtggaaaataaaaacgaagaaataacatatatatatataagtattcATAGCGTTTGCGATGACATTCACAATTCAGCTCAGGTCATCCTGTATCCACCGATTATCCTAGAGATGTTTCTACAGCTTGATTGGAGTCCACCTCTGGTGAATTCAGTGGATTGGACATTATTAGGAAAGGCACAAACCTGTCAATATTAGGTCCAACAGTTTACAGTGCATGTTGGAGCACCAGAGCAACCtgattgagcatctctggagagatcTGAAAATGGCTGTGCACCGACGCTCTCCATCCAACCTGATGGAGCTTGAGAGGTCCTGCAAAGTACATTGGGAGAAACTTTCCAAAAATAGGTGTGCCAAGCTTGTAGCATCATACTCAAGAAGACTTGAGGCTCTCATTGCTGCCAAAGGGGCTTCAACAAATTATTGAGCAAAGGCTGAGAATACTTATGTACATGATATATTTTTCGttctttatttttaagaaatgtgcaaacattttaaacaaacttttttcacTTTATCATTATGGGGTATTGTCTGTAGAGTTTTGCGCAAAAATTAACTTAATCCATTTTCTAATAAGGCTGTAACATAACAAAATCTGGAAAAAGTGAAGCGCTGTGAATACTTTCCGGATAATTTTCGGatgcactgtatatatatatatatatatatatatatattatatgaatGCTGATTGTCGCTTTTGTCTTGTGTTGGTTTTACACTTGAAAATCAATGAGGTGCAGTGGTGCTGGTGGGTGGATGGTGCTGGTGGGTGGATGGTGTTTTTTTTGGCAGAGCCCACTATTTGTACCTGTTTCTAATGATGATAAACCTAGCTAACCAGTTGCAGCTCAAATTACTTTCAGGAATGTAATTTAAATTAAGTGATATGTTTTGAACCATACACACTTTATACTTAGGTTTATTAAAAACTGCTGAAGGTCTTTGCAACTGAATTTTAACAAGATGTGTTTGTGATATTTTCCATTCTTTCCTGATAGAGAGACATCCTATCTGACTCGAGTATAGCAGAGGTATCTGGGCTGGATCCAGGACAGAGTTACTGCTTCATGGTAGCAGCTTACATCACCTCAAGAACCAAACCCCTCAAGCAGGGAGCCTGGAGCCAACATTGGTGTATGGAGGGATACAGAAATTTCCTGCAAGGTGCACACACTCCGTATACACTACACAGACTATACTAGTATACCGATGGCTGACGTTGCATGGGCACCCTGGCAACAGGAGCTGCAGGGGCTGCTcccgttcatagttcaccatttaaattctgaactttcatagttcagttcatttcatagttttaaggtggaaaatgaaaatgaaagactaaacttgttttttaaagaaaactttatccatcactaccccttgcctaaAACTGTTCTCAATATGTATCAATTCCTAAAagaattgtttttataattttttttaataattgcttattttgcctgtttatttattcataccctgcaatTAAAAGGCATAACAAATCATAGTGCTATGCCTTGCTATGAAACCAATTATTAGGCTAGACCTTAAattctttcatttaaatttgtaaaatttaacatttaacagtcatttaataatttaataatagtCCCTGAACCTGCTTTCTTGAAGGCACCGGCTGCCTGGTTGCAAACCATTCACTAGTCTGATGAAGGAGGGCTTTTCCACTTTACTCAGAGGCTGTACATCTCCAACAATGTAGTCAATTAAGAGTTTGTCTACCTGTTGCTGGGAAAGCATACCCTGACACAAAATGGTTTGGGGCTGTTGGCAGGGGCTCTTGGTCTTTTTTTGACTTTCATATACTTGGAGATAACTTTTTAGGCTAGCTGGATGCTTCAGCTCCACATGCCGTTTTAAATTAGATGCGGATGAGGCTGACGTCCGGAGTTGCTTTTTAAGCGCAGGAGTACACAATTAGCACAGAAAGGTGAGATTTTTACTGTCGGAATTGTAATCAGACAGTGTCTAAAActcctgaaaataataataaggtgCATCGGATGTAGTCCCTGAGTCTACGTCTCTGCTTTCACTTGCCATTTTTATATGAGACAGAGAGTTGTGGAATACGTTGCTTGTTTGGTCTGCATGCGTGTGCGATGAATCATGGGTAACATAGTTCGAAGTCGAGTTAGTTGGTTTAGGTTTGGCTACATCATGGAAATTTTACGGGCAATGAGCAACGACATGGTCCAACCATTAaatttagacagcgtctctcctcaggagaccCCACAGACAGATCTCCCGTTATAGGGCCATCCAGCATGGATAGGGGTAAATGCTACAGCCTGCCTGATTAGGAAGCGGAGACCATTGTAAATGCATTGGTGAAAGGAATGATCGGCCAGATTGGGACACCCGAGGTCATCCACACCGACCAGGGCAGGAATTTTGAGTCCTGTGTGTTTGCAACCATGTGCGAAAAGCAGGGCCCCATAAAACCTGCACCACACCCTCCAGTGACGGCCTGGTCGAGAGGTTCAACCACACACTGACGCAACAGCTTGCCATAGTGACGGCTAAACACC contains the following coding sequences:
- the LOC133017607 gene encoding tissue factor-like, whose translation is MASLKTILFLGVCLSDWIVITAEQNFGPKVENVRWLSLDFKTILTWTVPKSNHTYHVLFWDQDPEWEESEECSQVSDLECDLSNHLMPFDRTYTADIQTIPDTMSYDPDELPHTFSPSFNPYKESNISAMQFTVEEVDEKTVTVNITDTLTSVHFGEKQLTIRDIFKKDLKYKISYYKSGSTGKRDILSDSSIAEVSGLDPGQSYCFMVAAYITSRTKPLKQGAWSQHWCMEGYRNFLQGLSVGAWVGGIFIFLTVLVLISTVTVLCYRRNKQRYETTQTSQTSGPI